A stretch of the Parabacteroides timonensis genome encodes the following:
- the gldH gene encoding gliding motility lipoprotein GldH has translation MTNLSNQLNRQINRRISPKLKGLIVVLFTFLCFSCDQQALYDQYQAIDNTAWEKDKEYYFSFQVDDISCPYNLTLEVRNNNMYPYQNLWLFCNEEQPIGPLKRDTIECVLADEFGKWYGHGISLFQSSFPIREKYTFEHPGMYTFSFRQGMRDSTLKGIQEIGFRVEKAK, from the coding sequence ATGACAAACCTCAGCAACCAGCTAAACCGGCAAATAAACCGGAGAATAAGCCCGAAGCTTAAAGGACTCATTGTCGTTCTATTTACATTCTTATGCTTCTCCTGCGATCAACAGGCCTTGTACGACCAGTACCAGGCCATTGATAATACAGCGTGGGAGAAGGATAAGGAATACTATTTCTCTTTTCAGGTAGACGACATTTCCTGTCCTTACAATCTTACGCTCGAGGTACGTAATAATAATATGTATCCTTACCAGAACCTTTGGTTATTCTGCAACGAAGAACAACCGATAGGCCCTCTTAAACGGGATACCATAGAATGCGTATTGGCAGACGAGTTCGGGAAGTGGTACGGACATGGTATTTCTTTATTTCAATCTAGCTTTCCCATACGGGAGAAATATACATTCGAACATCCGGGAATGTACACCTTCAGTTTCCGCCAGGGAATGCGAGACAGTACATTGAAAGGAATCCAGGAAATAGGTTTCCGCGTAGAGAAAGCAAAATAA